A stretch of the Streptomyces ortus genome encodes the following:
- a CDS encoding ferredoxin reductase family protein yields MRRIRPRRSPAIALLIAVWAGAAGVVWLWWSNTPAIADDKGRILNAGRITGLLAGYLMALVVLQMARVPALERRVGSDRVARWHAMSGRYMLCLVLAHIGLTMYGYALQANTGVVDQTIDSVKTLPDMGKAAIGTGLLLFIGLISVGGLRKRIPYDTWYHIHLLTYVSVYLSFWHQLSTGNDFAVEPAATTAWYALYGTVTALVIWYRVVTPVRLNLRHRMQVEEVVEEAPGIVSVLISGKRLHRIGAEPGQFFRWRFMAPGMRLSSHPYSLSAAPRPGLLRITVKALGDHSTALKGLKRGTRVWAEGPYGALTASRRSQGKVLLMAGGVGITPMRALFETLPAARGDLTLLYRANSTQDLALWDELSAIADERGARLMYAVNSPDGERPDINPETLRQKLPDIDDHDVFLCGPPGFAEGAYTALRGAGVPARRIHHESFEL; encoded by the coding sequence ATGCGCCGTATCCGCCCTCGCCGCTCCCCCGCCATCGCCCTGCTGATCGCCGTGTGGGCGGGCGCGGCGGGAGTCGTCTGGCTCTGGTGGAGCAACACGCCGGCCATCGCCGACGACAAGGGCCGCATCCTGAACGCGGGCCGGATCACCGGTCTGCTCGCCGGATATCTGATGGCTCTCGTGGTCCTGCAGATGGCCCGGGTGCCCGCCCTGGAACGCCGCGTCGGCTCGGACCGGGTCGCCCGCTGGCACGCCATGAGCGGCCGTTACATGCTCTGCCTCGTCCTCGCCCACATCGGACTGACGATGTACGGCTACGCGCTCCAGGCGAACACCGGGGTCGTGGACCAGACCATCGACTCGGTCAAGACCCTGCCCGACATGGGCAAGGCGGCGATCGGCACGGGTCTGCTGCTGTTCATCGGCCTGATCTCGGTGGGCGGACTGCGCAAGAGGATCCCGTACGACACCTGGTACCACATCCACCTGCTCACGTACGTCTCCGTGTACCTGTCCTTCTGGCACCAGCTGTCCACCGGCAACGACTTCGCCGTCGAACCGGCCGCGACCACGGCCTGGTACGCGCTGTACGGGACGGTCACCGCGCTGGTCATCTGGTACCGGGTGGTCACGCCGGTCAGGCTGAACCTGCGGCACCGGATGCAGGTCGAGGAGGTCGTCGAGGAGGCGCCCGGCATCGTCTCCGTGCTGATCAGCGGGAAGCGGCTGCACCGGATCGGTGCCGAGCCGGGGCAGTTCTTCCGCTGGCGGTTCATGGCGCCGGGCATGCGGCTCAGCTCGCACCCGTACTCGCTGTCGGCCGCGCCGCGCCCCGGCCTGCTGCGGATCACCGTCAAGGCGCTGGGCGACCACAGCACCGCGCTGAAAGGGCTGAAGCGGGGCACGCGGGTGTGGGCCGAGGGCCCGTACGGCGCGCTGACCGCGTCCCGGCGCAGCCAGGGGAAGGTGCTGCTGATGGCCGGCGGTGTGGGCATCACCCCGATGCGCGCGCTCTTCGAGACACTCCCGGCGGCACGGGGCGACCTCACCCTCCTGTACCGGGCCAACAGCACCCAGGACCTGGCGCTGTGGGACGAGTTGTCGGCCATCGCCGACGAGCGCGGCGCACGGCTGATGTACGCGGTGAACAGCCCCGACGGGGAGCGCCCCGACATCAACCCCGAGACGCTGCGCCAGAAGCTGCCCGACATCGACGACCACGACGTGTTCCTGTGCGGGCCGCCCGGCTTCGCCGAGGGCGCGTACACCGCGCTTCGCGGCGCCGGCGTGCCCGCCCGCCGCATCCACCACGAGTCCTTCGAACTCTGA
- a CDS encoding FMN-binding protein yields MKKSHPLRRIVLAGAATVSGIVLLLSLKPASDPAAASADGAAQQQASAAPQGSGGVQAAGGTAAQTLTGDVVKTEYGNVQVRITVAGGKITSAAALQSPTGGRSTTVSTDAVPKLNKAAVTAGTADIDAVSGATYTSGGYKKSLQSALDKAGAPGGGSAEASGTGGGTGGGTGGTGGGGSGDASGSGAGAAQAKTVTGKAVTTEYGPVQVRITVSGGKITKAEAVQQPKGGRSDQVNGDAVPKLNAAAVAAGNADIDAVSGATYTSGGYKESLQSALDQAGG; encoded by the coding sequence ATGAAGAAGAGTCATCCCCTGCGCCGCATCGTGCTGGCCGGTGCCGCCACGGTGTCCGGGATCGTCCTGCTGCTGTCGCTGAAGCCCGCGTCGGACCCGGCGGCGGCGTCCGCCGACGGCGCGGCGCAGCAGCAGGCCTCGGCCGCGCCGCAAGGTTCCGGCGGAGTGCAGGCGGCGGGCGGCACCGCGGCCCAGACGCTCACCGGTGACGTCGTCAAGACCGAGTACGGCAACGTGCAGGTGCGGATCACCGTGGCCGGCGGGAAGATCACGTCGGCCGCGGCCCTCCAGTCACCGACCGGCGGGCGCAGTACGACGGTCAGCACCGACGCGGTGCCCAAGCTGAACAAGGCGGCCGTCACGGCCGGCACGGCCGACATCGACGCGGTCTCCGGGGCCACCTACACCAGCGGGGGTTACAAGAAGTCGCTCCAGTCGGCGCTGGACAAGGCGGGGGCGCCGGGCGGCGGTTCGGCCGAGGCGAGTGGTACGGGTGGCGGGACCGGCGGCGGCACGGGCGGGACCGGCGGCGGTGGTTCGGGCGACGCGAGCGGGTCCGGGGCCGGGGCCGCGCAGGCGAAGACCGTCACCGGCAAGGCCGTCACGACCGAGTACGGGCCCGTGCAGGTGCGGATCACCGTGAGCGGCGGGAAGATCACCAAGGCCGAGGCGGTGCAGCAGCCCAAGGGCGGTCGCAGCGACCAGGTCAACGGTGACGCCGTGCCGAAGCTGAACGCGGCGGCGGTCGCCGCGGGCAACGCCGACATCGACGCCGTGTCCGGGGCCACCTACACGAGCGGTGGCTACAAGGAGTCCCTGCAGTCGGCCCTGGACCAGGCCGGTGGCTGA
- a CDS encoding FAD:protein FMN transferase, which translates to MGTVFSFDVRGGEPEAVRDALAAAVAQLHVVDEVFSTYRQDSQISRLAQGLLTVDQCDPEVAEVLELCAEAERLSDGWFSSTYAGSLDPTGIVKGWSVERAALLLVEAGASGVSVNGGGDVQMYGVPGPHRPWRVGVSDPLRPGGLAAVVSAAGVDRLAVATSGSAERGTHIVDPRTGRSAVTDLVAVTVVGPRITWADAWATAAFAMGSRQALAWLESLPGIEALLITAGDEVRCTGGLADRLG; encoded by the coding sequence ATGGGGACGGTCTTCTCCTTCGACGTACGAGGGGGTGAACCGGAGGCCGTGCGGGACGCGTTGGCGGCGGCGGTCGCCCAGCTCCACGTGGTGGACGAGGTCTTCAGCACCTACCGGCAGGACAGCCAGATCTCCCGGCTGGCGCAGGGGCTGCTGACCGTGGACCAGTGCGATCCGGAGGTCGCCGAGGTACTGGAACTGTGCGCCGAGGCCGAGCGGTTGAGCGACGGCTGGTTCAGTTCGACGTACGCGGGGTCCCTCGACCCGACCGGCATCGTGAAGGGCTGGTCCGTCGAGCGGGCGGCCCTGCTGCTCGTGGAGGCCGGGGCGAGCGGGGTGAGCGTGAACGGCGGGGGCGACGTGCAGATGTACGGCGTGCCGGGGCCGCACCGACCCTGGCGGGTGGGGGTGTCCGACCCGTTGCGGCCCGGGGGGCTGGCGGCGGTGGTCTCGGCGGCGGGGGTGGACCGGCTGGCGGTGGCCACGTCGGGGTCCGCGGAGCGGGGGACGCACATCGTGGATCCGCGTACGGGGCGCTCCGCGGTGACCGATCTGGTGGCGGTGACCGTGGTCGGGCCGCGGATCACGTGGGCGGACGCGTGGGCGACGGCGGCGTTCGCGATGGGCTCGCGGCAGGCGCTGGCGTGGCTGGAGTCCCTGCCGGGCATCGAGGCGCTGCTGATCACGGCGGGGGACGAGGTCCGCTGCACGGGAGGTCTGGCCGACCGGCTGGGCTGA
- a CDS encoding arginine repressor translates to MTQAQDHDQAGPAVPQTRTARHRRIVDILNRQPVRSQSQLAKLLADDGLHVTQATLSRDLDELNAVKIRNNDGDLIYAVPSEGGFRTPRAPLGESAKEERMRRLSAELLISAEASANLVVLRTPPGAAQFLASAIDQAELQDILGTIAGDDTLLLISRDPSGGQALADHLLRLAQNHH, encoded by the coding sequence ATGACTCAGGCGCAGGATCACGACCAGGCGGGACCTGCGGTTCCGCAGACCCGCACCGCACGCCACCGCCGGATCGTGGACATCCTCAACCGGCAGCCGGTGCGCTCGCAGAGCCAGTTGGCGAAGCTGCTCGCCGACGACGGGCTGCACGTCACGCAGGCGACGCTGTCCCGGGACCTGGACGAGCTGAACGCGGTGAAGATCCGCAACAACGACGGCGACCTGATCTACGCGGTGCCGAGCGAGGGGGGTTTCCGGACCCCTCGCGCTCCGCTGGGGGAGTCGGCGAAGGAGGAGCGGATGCGGAGGCTCTCCGCGGAGCTGCTGATCTCCGCGGAGGCTTCGGCGAACCTGGTGGTTCTGCGCACTCCGCCCGGCGCCGCGCAGTTCCTCGCCTCGGCCATCGACCAGGCGGAGTTGCAGGACATCCTCGGGACGATCGCGGGCGACGACACGCTCCTGCTGATCAGCAGGGATCCCTCCGGGGGGCAGGCTCTGGCGGACCACCTCCTGCGGCTGGCGCAGAACCACCACTGA
- a CDS encoding acetylornithine transaminase, with protein sequence MTANTANAADTGSTSSTGSTANEALTQRWQGALMDNYGTPRLPLVRGAGTRLWDADGTEYLDFVGGIAVNALGHAHPAIVEAVSRQIASLGHVSNLFVAEPPVALAERLLQLFGRDGRVYFCNSGAEAVEGAFKIGRLTGRPHMVATDGGFHGRTMGALSLTGQPGKRDPFLPLPGDVTHVPYGDPQALAAAVTEDTALVVIEPIQGENGVVVPPPGYLKAARAITAATGSLLVLDEVQTGVGRTGHWFEYQAHEGVLPDIVTLAKGLGGGLPLGATVAFGRAAQFLKPGHHGTTFGGNPVACAAGLAVLDTIGSEGLLENVKRAGEKLREGIEALGHPLVDHVRGSGLLLGIVLTEPLAPRVQQAAQDAGLLVNAPAPDVVRLMPPLNITEDEVDTFLGALPGVLDTVSDGSRGTHGTSGSTGDGRAGE encoded by the coding sequence ATGACCGCCAACACCGCCAACGCTGCCGACACCGGCAGCACCAGCAGCACCGGCAGCACCGCCAACGAGGCGCTCACCCAGCGCTGGCAGGGCGCGCTCATGGACAACTACGGCACCCCCCGGCTGCCGCTCGTCCGCGGCGCCGGCACCAGGCTGTGGGACGCCGACGGCACGGAGTACCTGGACTTCGTCGGCGGCATCGCGGTCAACGCGCTCGGCCACGCGCACCCGGCGATCGTCGAGGCCGTGAGCCGGCAGATCGCCTCACTCGGCCACGTCTCCAACCTCTTCGTCGCCGAGCCGCCCGTCGCGCTCGCCGAACGGCTCCTGCAGCTCTTCGGGCGGGACGGCCGCGTGTACTTCTGCAACTCGGGGGCCGAGGCCGTCGAGGGCGCCTTCAAGATCGGCCGGCTGACCGGCCGCCCGCACATGGTGGCGACCGACGGCGGCTTCCACGGCCGGACCATGGGCGCGCTGTCGCTCACCGGCCAGCCGGGCAAGCGGGATCCGTTCCTGCCGCTGCCGGGCGACGTCACCCATGTCCCGTACGGGGACCCGCAGGCGCTGGCCGCCGCCGTCACCGAGGACACCGCGCTGGTCGTCATCGAGCCGATCCAGGGCGAGAACGGTGTCGTCGTACCGCCCCCCGGCTACCTCAAGGCGGCCCGTGCCATCACCGCGGCCACCGGCAGCCTGCTCGTCCTGGACGAGGTGCAGACCGGGGTCGGCCGGACCGGGCACTGGTTCGAGTACCAGGCGCACGAGGGGGTCCTGCCGGACATCGTCACGCTCGCGAAGGGCCTCGGCGGCGGCCTGCCGCTCGGCGCGACCGTCGCCTTCGGGCGTGCCGCCCAGTTCCTGAAGCCGGGTCACCACGGCACGACGTTCGGCGGCAACCCGGTCGCCTGCGCGGCGGGGCTCGCCGTCCTCGACACGATCGGGTCGGAGGGCCTGCTGGAGAACGTGAAGCGGGCCGGCGAGAAACTGCGCGAGGGAATCGAGGCGCTCGGACACCCGCTGGTCGACCATGTCCGGGGCTCGGGGCTCCTCCTGGGTATCGTGCTCACCGAGCCGCTCGCGCCCCGCGTGCAACAGGCGGCTCAGGACGCCGGCCTCCTGGTGAACGCGCCCGCCCCCGATGTCGTACGGCTGATGCCGCCCCTGAACATCACCGAGGACGAGGTGGACACGTTCCTCGGGGCCCTTCCCGGTGTTCTCGACACGGTGAGCGACGGGAGCCGCGGGACCCACGGGACCAGCGGGTCCACCGGGGACGGACGAGCCGGGGAATGA
- the argB gene encoding acetylglutamate kinase: MSATRKHTALPKAQILIEALPWLTRHHGRTVVIKFGGNAMIDEDLKAAFAQDVVFLRHAGLKPVVVHGGGPQISAALDRHGIVSEFKAGLRVTTEDAMDVVRMVLAGQVQRELVGLLNQHGPLAVGLTGEDAHTITAVKHQPEIDGELVDIGRVGEITAIDTGAIEALLADGRIPVVSSIARSQDDGHVYNVNADTAAAALAAALGAETLMVLTDVEGLYEDWPNSDEVISRLTARELEKLLPELASGMVPKMEGCLHAVRNGVNTARVIDGRVQHSILLEIFTDEGIGTMVVPDAEGDADA, translated from the coding sequence ATGAGCGCCACCCGTAAGCACACCGCGCTGCCCAAGGCGCAGATCCTCATCGAGGCGCTGCCCTGGCTGACCCGGCACCACGGCAGGACGGTCGTCATCAAGTTCGGCGGCAACGCCATGATCGACGAGGACCTGAAGGCCGCGTTCGCCCAGGACGTCGTGTTCCTGCGGCACGCGGGGCTCAAGCCCGTCGTCGTGCACGGCGGCGGCCCCCAGATCAGCGCGGCCCTGGACCGGCACGGCATCGTCAGCGAGTTCAAGGCGGGCCTGAGGGTCACCACCGAGGACGCCATGGACGTCGTACGCATGGTGCTCGCCGGCCAGGTCCAGCGCGAACTGGTCGGACTGCTCAACCAGCACGGTCCGCTCGCCGTGGGACTCACCGGCGAGGACGCGCACACCATCACCGCCGTCAAGCACCAGCCCGAGATCGACGGGGAGTTGGTCGACATCGGGCGGGTGGGCGAGATCACCGCGATCGACACGGGCGCGATCGAGGCACTGCTCGCCGACGGCCGGATCCCGGTCGTCTCCTCGATCGCCCGCAGTCAGGACGACGGACATGTCTACAACGTCAATGCTGATACGGCGGCTGCGGCACTCGCTGCGGCGCTGGGCGCCGAAACACTGATGGTCCTCACCGACGTCGAGGGCCTCTACGAGGACTGGCCGAACTCCGACGAGGTCATCAGCCGGCTCACCGCCAGGGAGCTGGAGAAGCTGCTGCCCGAGCTGGCCAGCGGGATGGTGCCGAAGATGGAGGGCTGTCTGCACGCCGTACGCAACGGCGTGAACACCGCACGCGTGATCGACGGCCGGGTCCAGCACTCGATCCTGCTGGAGATCTTCACGGACGAAGGCATCGGCACGATGGTCGTGCCCGATGCGGAGGGGGACGCTGACGCATGA
- the argJ gene encoding bifunctional glutamate N-acetyltransferase/amino-acid acetyltransferase ArgJ, whose amino-acid sequence MSVTAAKGFTASGIAAGIKENGNPDLALVVNNGPRAAAAGVFTSNRVKAAPVLWSEQVLKGGRLTAVVLNSGGANACTGPKGFQDTHATAEKVAEVLGQNAAEVAVASTGLIGILLPMDKLLPGVEQAAAALSEHGGEKAAIAIKTTDTVHKTSVVQGDGWTVGGMAKGAGMLAPGLATMLVVLTTDADVDSDTLDRALRSATKVTFDRVDSDGCMSTNDTVLLLASGASEVTPGYAEFAEAVRAVCDDLGQQLIRDAEGAGKDIRIEVVNAASEDDAVEVGRSIARNNLLKCAIHGEDPNWGRVLSAIGTTSAAFEPDQLNVAINGVWVCKNGSVGEDRDQVDMRYREVHIVADLAAGTETATIWTNDLTAEYVHENSAYSS is encoded by the coding sequence GTGAGTGTCACGGCAGCCAAGGGATTCACGGCGTCCGGCATCGCCGCCGGGATCAAGGAGAACGGCAACCCCGACCTGGCCCTCGTGGTCAACAACGGGCCCCGCGCCGCCGCCGCGGGCGTCTTCACCTCCAACCGCGTGAAGGCCGCGCCGGTGCTGTGGTCCGAGCAGGTCCTCAAGGGCGGCCGGCTGACCGCCGTCGTCCTCAACTCCGGTGGCGCCAACGCCTGCACGGGACCCAAGGGCTTCCAGGACACGCACGCCACCGCCGAGAAGGTGGCCGAGGTCCTCGGACAGAACGCGGCCGAGGTCGCCGTGGCCTCCACCGGCCTCATCGGCATCCTGCTCCCCATGGACAAGCTCCTGCCGGGCGTCGAGCAGGCCGCCGCGGCCCTGTCGGAACACGGCGGCGAGAAGGCCGCCATCGCCATCAAGACCACCGACACCGTCCACAAGACCTCGGTCGTGCAGGGCGACGGCTGGACCGTCGGCGGCATGGCCAAGGGCGCGGGCATGCTCGCCCCCGGCCTCGCCACGATGCTCGTCGTCCTCACCACCGACGCCGACGTCGACAGCGACACCCTGGACCGGGCGCTGCGGTCGGCCACGAAGGTCACCTTCGACCGGGTCGACTCCGACGGCTGCATGTCGACCAACGACACCGTGCTGCTGCTCGCCTCCGGCGCCTCCGAAGTCACCCCCGGGTACGCGGAGTTCGCCGAGGCCGTACGGGCCGTCTGCGACGACCTCGGCCAGCAGCTGATCCGGGACGCCGAGGGCGCCGGCAAGGACATCAGGATCGAGGTCGTCAACGCGGCGAGCGAGGACGACGCCGTCGAGGTGGGCCGCTCCATCGCCCGCAACAACCTCCTCAAGTGCGCGATCCACGGCGAGGACCCCAACTGGGGCCGCGTGCTCTCCGCCATCGGCACGACCTCCGCCGCCTTCGAGCCCGACCAGCTGAACGTCGCCATCAACGGCGTCTGGGTCTGCAAGAACGGTTCCGTCGGCGAGGACCGCGACCAGGTCGACATGCGCTACCGGGAGGTCCACATCGTCGCCGACCTCGCGGCGGGCACCGAGACCGCCACGATCTGGACCAACGACCTGACCGCGGAGTACGTCCACGAGAACAGCGCGTACTCGTCATGA
- the argC gene encoding N-acetyl-gamma-glutamyl-phosphate reductase has protein sequence MAVRAAVAGASGYAGGELLRLLLVHPEIEIGALTGNSNAGQRLGALQPHLFPLADRVLQETTAEILAGHDVVFLALPHGQSAAVAEQLGPEVLVVDMGADFRLKDAADWERFYGSPHAGTWPYGLPELPGARAALEGSKRIAVPGCYPTAVTLALVPAYTASLAENEAVVVAASGTSGAGKSPKTHLLGSEVMGSMSPYGVGGGHRHTPEMIQNLGAVADGPVTVSFTPTLAPMSRGILATCSAKAKPGVTAETVRAAYEKAYADEPFVRLLPEGQWPATASVHASNAVQVQVAYDAAAGRIIAVSAIDNLTKGTAGGAVQSMNIALGLDEATGLSTIGVAP, from the coding sequence ATGGCGGTACGTGCGGCAGTGGCCGGAGCGAGTGGGTACGCGGGCGGGGAACTGCTGCGTCTGCTCCTGGTGCACCCCGAGATCGAGATCGGCGCCCTGACCGGCAACTCCAACGCGGGACAACGGCTCGGCGCCCTGCAGCCGCATCTCTTCCCGCTGGCCGACCGCGTACTCCAGGAGACGACGGCCGAGATCCTCGCGGGCCACGACGTCGTCTTCCTCGCGCTGCCCCACGGGCAGTCCGCCGCCGTGGCCGAGCAGCTCGGCCCGGAGGTCCTGGTCGTCGACATGGGCGCCGACTTCCGGCTGAAGGACGCGGCCGACTGGGAGCGGTTCTACGGTTCGCCGCACGCCGGGACCTGGCCCTACGGGCTCCCCGAGCTGCCGGGTGCCCGCGCGGCGCTGGAAGGGTCGAAGCGCATCGCCGTGCCCGGCTGCTATCCGACGGCCGTGACGCTGGCCCTCGTCCCCGCCTACACGGCCTCCCTCGCCGAGAACGAGGCCGTCGTCGTGGCCGCGTCCGGGACGTCGGGCGCCGGCAAGTCCCCCAAGACACATCTGCTCGGCAGCGAGGTCATGGGGTCCATGTCCCCGTACGGCGTCGGCGGCGGCCACCGGCACACCCCCGAGATGATCCAGAACCTCGGCGCGGTCGCGGACGGGCCCGTCACCGTCTCCTTCACCCCGACCCTCGCCCCGATGTCCCGGGGCATCCTCGCCACCTGCAGCGCCAAGGCGAAGCCCGGCGTCACCGCGGAAACCGTCCGGGCCGCCTACGAGAAGGCGTACGCGGACGAGCCGTTCGTCCGCCTGCTGCCCGAGGGGCAGTGGCCGGCCACCGCGTCCGTCCACGCTTCCAACGCCGTTCAGGTGCAGGTCGCGTACGACGCCGCCGCGGGGCGCATCATCGCGGTCAGCGCCATCGACAACCTCACCAAGGGCACCGCGGGCGGTGCCGTCCAGAGCATGAACATCGCCCTCGGACTCGACGAGGCCACCGGGCTTTCCACGATCGGAGTCGCACCGTGA
- a CDS encoding protein kinase domain-containing protein: protein MQSSLSEGQCHGGYILRPQGGIRERWHRNRHPAAEVLDTSPVPTDACVPTAWRACQVYPLQDSDPTNIGRYRLLGRLGSGGMGSVYLGRTPGGRPAAVKVINAHLQDDPAALQRFRREVETLGTVRNAFTAALIDAEVDSPPFWMATEYVPGPTLADAVETSGPFPVDLGRAVLAALAEGLADVHVHGVLHRDIKPQNVILSATGPQLIDFGIARSDEMSNITQVGTAIGTPGFIAPETLTRSEAGPPSDVFALGVTLAYCLTGRPPYGQGSLATVSYRTVHEDMDLAGIPAEMAELIALCAHKDPARRPAPQRIVELCDSETDIVGHPAYQRIIAMAASDTAATATVAAAPVSSPAPAAPYAPTRVDAAPPGSPVPAPATAAQTRFLPPPTQAEPAGASAPGTRPGRLRRRPLIAGGAVVAVAIVVATVVALENSGSADEAKDPKPSTSRSSSRGSADGAKAPDASKKPTNPAPLPETLSVQPRQTLGPGEFLQAARVKLIMQPDGNLVAYDENDKATWASRTSGENYKAVFQEDGNLVVYTPDDKPVWATNTGYPEGGAVLELRADGSFAITKDGQDLFLSTDDTTEKG, encoded by the coding sequence ATGCAATCTTCCCTGAGTGAGGGCCAGTGCCACGGGGGCTATATTCTTCGTCCTCAGGGCGGAATCAGGGAACGGTGGCACCGGAACCGGCATCCCGCCGCAGAGGTCTTGGACACCAGCCCCGTCCCTACGGACGCGTGTGTTCCGACTGCCTGGAGGGCGTGTCAGGTGTACCCACTGCAGGATTCCGACCCGACGAACATAGGTCGCTACCGTTTACTCGGCCGACTCGGTTCCGGAGGTATGGGAAGCGTCTACCTCGGCCGCACCCCAGGGGGACGGCCCGCCGCCGTCAAGGTCATCAACGCCCATCTCCAGGACGACCCGGCGGCGTTGCAGCGCTTCCGCCGCGAGGTGGAGACGCTCGGGACCGTCCGTAACGCGTTCACGGCCGCGCTCATCGACGCCGAGGTGGACAGCCCGCCGTTCTGGATGGCGACCGAGTACGTGCCCGGTCCGACGCTGGCCGACGCCGTCGAGACCTCGGGGCCCTTTCCGGTCGACCTCGGCCGCGCCGTGCTGGCCGCCCTGGCCGAAGGGCTCGCCGACGTCCACGTGCACGGGGTGCTGCACCGCGACATCAAGCCGCAGAACGTCATCCTGTCGGCCACCGGGCCCCAGCTCATCGACTTCGGGATCGCCCGCAGCGACGAGATGTCGAACATCACGCAGGTCGGCACGGCCATCGGCACCCCCGGATTCATCGCCCCGGAGACCCTGACCCGCAGCGAGGCCGGACCGCCGTCCGACGTGTTCGCGCTGGGCGTCACCCTGGCCTACTGCCTCACGGGCCGTCCGCCGTACGGACAGGGCTCGCTGGCCACCGTCTCGTACCGCACCGTCCACGAGGACATGGACCTGGCCGGGATCCCCGCCGAGATGGCCGAGCTGATCGCGCTGTGCGCGCACAAGGACCCGGCGCGGCGCCCGGCGCCGCAGCGCATCGTGGAACTCTGCGACAGCGAGACCGACATCGTGGGGCATCCCGCCTACCAGCGGATCATCGCCATGGCGGCCTCGGACACCGCCGCGACCGCGACGGTGGCCGCGGCTCCCGTGTCATCGCCCGCCCCGGCGGCACCGTACGCGCCCACGAGGGTCGACGCCGCCCCGCCGGGCAGCCCCGTGCCGGCCCCGGCGACCGCCGCGCAGACACGGTTCCTGCCTCCCCCGACGCAGGCCGAACCGGCCGGCGCGTCCGCTCCCGGCACGCGACCCGGCCGGCTGCGCCGCAGGCCGCTCATCGCCGGCGGTGCCGTGGTCGCCGTCGCGATCGTGGTGGCCACGGTGGTCGCCCTGGAGAACTCCGGCTCGGCCGACGAGGCGAAGGACCCCAAGCCGTCCACGAGCCGCAGCAGTTCGCGCGGGAGCGCGGACGGCGCGAAGGCCCCGGACGCGAGCAAGAAGCCGACGAACCCCGCGCCCCTGCCGGAGACACTGTCGGTCCAGCCCCGGCAGACCCTGGGACCCGGTGAGTTCCTGCAGGCCGCGCGGGTGAAGCTGATCATGCAGCCGGACGGCAACCTCGTCGCCTACGACGAGAACGACAAGGCCACCTGGGCCTCCCGCACCTCCGGCGAGAACTACAAGGCCGTCTTCCAGGAGGACGGCAACCTGGTCGTCTACACCCCCGACGACAAACCGGTGTGGGCCACCAACACGGGCTACCCCGAGGGAGGAGCCGTCCTCGAACTCCGCGCCGACGGCAGCTTCGCCATCACGAAGGACGGCCAGGACCTCTTCCTGAGCACCGACGACACCACCGAGAAGGGCTGA
- a CDS encoding DUF6314 family protein has translation MTEGTAGFRPVDDVLAYLAGDWRVERSVRDLASGAAGAFSGTTVFEHLDGGPGLLHHESGTFVWQGVARPAERTLRFLPGDRASRADVRFADGRPFHGLDLATGRYVADHPCSADLYRGEFTVYDADRWRTVWRVGGPAKDLVLTTDYTRSY, from the coding sequence ATGACGGAGGGGACGGCCGGGTTCCGGCCGGTGGACGACGTGCTGGCGTACCTGGCCGGCGACTGGCGCGTGGAGCGCTCAGTGCGGGACCTCGCCAGCGGGGCGGCGGGCGCCTTCAGCGGGACGACGGTGTTCGAGCACCTGGACGGCGGCCCGGGGCTGCTCCACCACGAGTCCGGCACCTTCGTGTGGCAGGGCGTGGCCCGGCCCGCCGAGCGCACCCTCAGGTTCCTGCCGGGCGACCGGGCGAGCCGGGCCGACGTACGGTTCGCCGACGGGCGCCCCTTCCACGGCCTGGACCTCGCGACCGGCCGGTACGTCGCCGACCATCCGTGCTCGGCGGACCTCTACCGCGGCGAGTTCACCGTATACGACGCGGACCGCTGGCGGACGGTGTGGCGGGTCGGCGGCCCCGCCAAGGACCTGGTCCTCACGACGGACTACACGCGTTCGTACTGA
- a CDS encoding histidine phosphatase family protein, whose protein sequence is MHVRVTLIAAARGSSLLAERFDDDRPLDQAGWGEVQRVAHALIPLAAAELRYCSPTPRSRATGDALGLAPLVQLALRDCDMGRWRGLTLGEAMAREPEAVDAWLADPYSAAHGGEPMVEFIQRVGGWLDTRPADDGGRIVAVAEPAVVRAALVYALKSHPSTYWNFDVRPLSTATLIGWAGRWNLRFDAQYERV, encoded by the coding sequence ATGCATGTTCGGGTCACGCTGATCGCCGCCGCCCGCGGTTCCTCGTTGCTCGCCGAGCGCTTCGACGACGACCGGCCGCTCGACCAGGCGGGCTGGGGCGAGGTGCAGCGCGTCGCCCATGCCCTCATTCCGCTTGCCGCGGCCGAGCTGCGGTACTGCTCGCCGACCCCGCGCAGCCGGGCCACCGGCGACGCGCTGGGCCTCGCGCCGCTGGTCCAGCTGGCGCTGCGGGACTGCGACATGGGCCGCTGGCGCGGGCTGACCCTCGGGGAGGCGATGGCCCGTGAACCCGAGGCGGTGGACGCCTGGCTCGCCGACCCGTACTCCGCGGCCCACGGCGGCGAGCCGATGGTGGAGTTCATCCAGCGGGTGGGCGGCTGGCTGGACACCCGCCCGGCCGACGACGGCGGCCGGATCGTCGCCGTGGCGGAGCCGGCGGTCGTCCGCGCCGCGCTCGTCTATGCCCTGAAGTCGCACCCGTCGACGTACTGGAACTTCGACGTCCGCCCGCTGTCGACAGCCACCCTCATCGGCTGGGCCGGCCGCTGGAACCTCCGCTTCGACGCTCAGTACGAACGCGTGTAG